GACCGTCGGTCGTACTGGACCGGCAGCGTGCTGACGTAATAGAGGTTTTCGCCCGCCACGGGGTGGAAGACGTGCGACTGATCGGATCTGTGGCAAGAGGTGAAGACGAACCGGACTCGGATATTGACTTCTTGGTGCGCTTCCCCTCGGGCTTCGACTTGCTGGATCTGGTTGCACTGGACCAAGGCCTGCGGGAAGTCCTGAACATCGAGGTCGACCTCGTTTCGGAAGCCGGCGTAGGCAGAGCTACGGCGGCGGCACTGGCGGAGGCGCGGCCGCTGTGACGGACTTGACCGAAAAAGACACTCGGCATGTCGCCGACATCCTGCACTTCG
Above is a window of Micrococcales bacterium DNA encoding:
- a CDS encoding XRE family transcriptional regulator — protein: MSTAEKLKQARTSAGLTQRKLAALTGIAQPRIAAYETGRVSPTSQTETRLLKALRLRPSVVLDRQRADVIEVFARHGVEDVRLIGSVARGEDEPDSDIDFLVRFPSGFDLLDLVALDQGLREVLNIEVDLVSEAGVGRATAAALAEARPL